Below is a window of Williamwhitmania sp. DNA.
ATACTGTTAGAATCTCTTTTTCTTTCTTATCGAGGATTTCATCCACGCGCTTCCCAAATTGGTCGGTCAACTTCTGCATTTCGGCTTCAGCATCCTTAGCTATGTCTTCAGCAATACCATCTTTTTGGGCTTTTTTGATGGCTTCGTTGCCTTCTCTACGTGCATTTCTGATGCTAACGCGTGCGTTCTCACCTTCGTGCTTCACCATTTTTACCAAATCCTTACGCCGATCTTCGGTAAGAGCAGGTACGATAATGCGAACTAGCTCTCCATTGTTTTGGGGGGTAAGGTTAAGGTTGGCAACTAAAATTGCGCGCTCAATGGGGTCAATCATCTTTTTTTCCCAGGGTGTAATGGTAATTGTTCTTGCATCGGGCGCAATTACGCTGGCCACCTGGGTTAGGGGGGTCATGGTTCCGTAGTAGTCAACCATCACATTATCGAGAACGTGGGGACTAGCCTTGCCGGCTCTGATGGTAATAAGCTCATTTTCGAGGTGCACA
It encodes the following:
- the frr gene encoding ribosome recycling factor, yielding MNDVKDILNQTRQKMEKAAVHLENELITIRAGKASPHVLDNVMVDYYGTMTPLTQVASVIAPDARTITITPWEKKMIDPIERAILVANLNLTPQNNGELVRIIVPALTEDRRKDLVKMVKHEGENARVSIRNARREGNEAIKKAQKDGIAEDIAKDAEAEMQKLTDQFGKRVDEILDKKEKEILTV